From Cucumis melo cultivar AY chromosome 1, USDA_Cmelo_AY_1.0, whole genome shotgun sequence, a single genomic window includes:
- the LOC103499855 gene encoding nudix hydrolase 3-like has protein sequence MAKPHIQEEYFDVLTKTGEKTGVSKPRGEVHRDGVYHRAVHVCIFAESTQELLLQQRADCKDSWPGLWDISSAGHISAGDSSLETARKELREELGIILPKDAFELIFVFLQETITNGGQFVDNEFADVYLVTTLDPIPLEAFTLQESEVSAVKYVHYLEYKSLLANQDPEYFPYDVNAQYGQLFDIIAKRYKVDNVARSLALQKKLQSYASISLNVELAGLTNADKGALDLIIKAAAIIDEIFYLQIWYSNPCLRDWLEKHATASHLDKLKWAYYLINKTPWSSLDENEAYLTTADSAIKLLPEATRPVSGWKGLEYKAAFPLQKPPGANFYPPDMDKMEFKQWKDSLTEDQQNIVSGFFSVIRRHSESSSDLSIYSSSLDSTNRLEGPTNDLYNVPFSQEYSSFLSKAAELLHKAGDITSSPSLKRFLHSRADAFLSNDYYESDIAWMELDSKLDVTIGPYETYEDRLFGYKATFEAFIGIRDDKGTAQVKLFGDNLQVLEQNLPMDNAYKSKDVSAAPIRVVQLLYNAGVKGTQSVAFNLPNDERIVKERGTSMVMLKNVSEAKFNLILQPIAHVCIANDQREFVDFDSFFTFAICHECCHGIGPHTITLPNGKQSTVRLELQELYSALEEAKADIVGLWALRFLTLQGLLPGTSLKSVYATFLAGCFRSVRFGLSKAHGKGQALQFNWLFEKEAFVLNPDETFSVNFDKVEDAVEGLSREVLTIQARGDKDSAKLLLQKYGVITEPLKLALQNLERIQVPVDLAAEFPIAKEILGKKEVGI, from the exons ATGGCGAAGCCTCATATACAGGAAGAGTATTTTGACGTCCTGACCAAAACTGGAGAGAAGACTGGAGTTTCAAAACCCAG GGGAGAAGTTCATAGAGATGGAGTCTATCATCGGGCTGTTCACGTGTGTATTTTTGCTGAAAGTACACAAGAATTACTTCTCCAACAACGTGCCGACTGCAAGGATTCATGGCCTGGGTTGTGGGATATTTCCAGTGCCGGCCACATATCTGCTGGCGATTCATCACTTGAGACAGCTAG GAAGGAGCTTCGAGAAGAGCTTGGCATTATTCTACCAAAGGACGCATTTGAATTGATATTTGTTTTTCTCCAGGAGAC CATCACAAATGGTGGACAGTTTGTCGATAATGAATTTGCGGACGTATATTTGGTAACAACATTGGATCCAATCCCTTTGGAGGCTTTTACTCTTCAG GAATCTGAAGTGTCAGCTGTTAAATATGTACATTATTTGGAGTATAAAAGCTTACTTGCAAATCAAGATCCTGAATATTTTCCATATGATGTAAATGCGCAATATGGTCAACTTTTTGACATAATTGCAAAAAG GTACAAAGTAGACAATGTGGCACGTAGTTTGGCTCTACAAAAGAAACTGCAATCCTATGCCTCTATTTCACTCAATGTTGAG TTAGCAGGGCTAACAAATGCAGATAAAGGGGCGCTGGATCTAATAATCAAGGCTGCAGCAATAATTGATGAAATATTCTACCTGCAG ATTTGGTACAGTAATCCATGTTTAAGAGATTGGTTGGAGAAGCATGCTACTGCATCACATTTAGACAAGTTGAAGTGGGCCTACTATCTGATTAATAAGACTCCATG GTCTTCCCTTGATGAAAATGAAGCATATCTGACTACTGCAGATTCTGCAATAAAGTTGCTTCCTGAAGCCACCAGGCCAGTTAGTGGGTGGAAGGGCCTGGAATATAAAGCAGCATTTCCATTGCAAAAACCTCCTGGTGCAAACTTCTACCCTCCTGACATGGACAAGATG GAATTCAAGCAATGGAAGGACAGTCTGACGGAGGACCAGCAAAACATCGTTTCAGGATTCTTCAGCGTCATTAGAAGACATAGTGAATCTAGTTCAGATTTGTCTATTTACAGTAGTAGCCTTGATAGCACAAATCGTTTGGAGGGTCCCACTAATGATTTGTATAATGTACCGTTTTCCCAAGAATATAGTTCTTTCCTATCGAAAGCTGCTGAGTTATTACATAAAGCAGGGGATATAACTAGCTCTCCCAG TTTGAAGAGGTTCCTACATAGCAGAGCCGATGCTTTCCTCTCAAATGATTACTATGAATCAGATATTGCATGGATGGAATTG GACTCTAAGTTGGATGTTACCATTGGTCCGTATGAAACATATGAAGATAGACTTTTTGGATATAAG GCTACATTTGAAGCTTTCATCGGAATTCGGGATGATAAAGGAACTGCTCAAGTAAAACTTTTTGGTGATAATTTGCAG GTCTTGGAACAGAATCTTCCTATGGACAATGCATACAAATCAAAAGATGTTAGTGCTGCTCCAATTCGTGTTGTACAGCTTCTCTACAATGCTGGG GTAAAGGGAACTCAGTCTGTTGCTTTCAATTTGCCAAATGACGAGCGAATCGTAAAAGAGCGAGGAACATCAATGGTTATGCTTAAGAATGTTTCAGAGGCCAA GTTCAATCTTATTCTTCAGCCTATTGCTCATGTTTGTATTGCAAATGACCAACGTGAATTTGTGGATTTCGATTCATTCTTTACTTTTGCGATTTGCCATGAGTGTTGCCACGGCATTGGACCTCATACCATTACACTTCCGAATGGCAAACAATCTACCGTGAGATTG GAACTCCAAGAACTCTACTCAGCTTTGGAGGAGGCAAAAGCTGACATCGTAGGACTTTGGGCACTGAGGTTCCTTACCCTCCAG GGCCTGCTACCAGGAACATCATTGAAGTCTGTCTATGCAACTTTTCTTGCGGGATGCTTCCGGTCAGTACGATTCGGCTTATCAAAGGCTCATGG AAAAGGACAGGCATTGCAGTTCAATTGGCTATTTGAGAAAGAAGCCTTTGTTTTAAATCCAGATGAAACTTTTTCTGTTAATTTTGACAAG GTGGAAGATGCTGTTGAAGGCCTGAGTAGGGAGGTACTAACCATTCAGGCAAGAGGTGACAAGGATTCAGCAAAATTGCTTCTTCAGAAATACGGTGTTATAACAGAACCATTGAAATTAGCATTGCAGAATTTAGAACGAATCCAG GTACCGGTGGATCTAGCAGCTGAATTTCCAATTGCCAAAGAAATATTAGGAAAAAAGGAAGTTGGAATATGA